The genomic DNA GATCGACAAGGTGAGCCGGACCGTGGACGTGTACGTGGACGACGAACTGCAGGGAACGACGGACATGGAGGCGGACTACCCCGTGTTCATGTTTCAGGGGGCGTCCGTCTGGGGCGGCTATTACGTCCCCCACATCGCCATGGACGAGTTTTCCATTTACGACGACGGCTACGAGCGCTGATCCGCATCGAGCCGCAGGCGGCCGCGCCACAAGCGGGAGCCCTCACCCCGGCTCGCGTTGCTCGCCACCCCTCTCCCGTCATGACGGGAGAGGGGCAGGGGTGAGGGCCGACGCCCGACTGTGCCTCGCCGAATCGCGTCGCTATAATCGCGGGCGATGGCGACCAACTCGACGATGACGCGCGTGCGGGCGCGGTTGCGCGGACTGTCCGCGCTCGGACTGCGTTTCCAGGTCATCGGGCTCATGACCGCGCTCACCGTGTTCCTCGTGCTCGCGCTGGGGAGCGTGTGGCTGCGTCTCATGGAACGCAACTTCGTGCGCATGAAATTCGAGACGGGCTCGGCCATTCACGCGTCGTTTCAGGCGATGATCGCGCTCGAATGGGAAGGGCGCACGAGCCTCGTCATCGGTGACGCGGACCGGCAGCGGCTGACCGAGATCGCGCTCAACTTCGCGAACCACAACACGCTCACCGAGATCTTCGTGGTGGACGCCGACCGCCGCATCGCCGGGCATGAGCGGTTCGATCTGCTGGGCGAACCGTACCACGACGAGGACTTCGACAAGGCTTTCGCCGGACTCACGATCGTCCACACCTTTTTGCCGTCGGACGCGGGCGGCGGCATCGATCCGGACGACCGCGTGCAGATCACCGCGCCGATTTTTTTGGGCAAGCACGTCGCGGGCGCGGTGCGTCTGGGCGTGCCGATGGGCGACGCGGCGGCGGCGCTGGCCGCCACGCGGCGCGTGCTGATTTTGTACACGATCCTCACGGCGATCCTGACGACGATCGTCGGCACGATCGCGCTGATGCGCCTCATCATCCGGCCCGTCTCGGAGCTCGCGGCGGCCACGGCGCGCATCACCGAGGGCGACTACGGCCACAAGATTCCCATCCGCTCCGAAAACGAAATCGGCGTGCTCGCCCGCGCGCTGGCCAATCTGCACCTCACGCTGCGCGACCGCGACCGCAAGGTCACCGAGCAGCGCACGCACCTGCGCAGCGCGGCCGAGCGGCTGGAGCGCGCCGAGGCCGAGGTGCTGCAGCAGGATCGTCTCGCGTATCTGGGGCGCGTGACGGCGGGGGTCGCGCACGAGGTCGGCAATCCGCTGGGCGCGATCAACAACTACCTCGGCGTGCTGTCGGGTTCGCCCGATCTGGCGGGCGAGGACGCGGAGATCGTCACGCGAATCCAGCGCGAGGTGGACCGCATCGACCGCATCATGCGCGAGCTGCTCGATTTTTCGCGCCCGCGCCGCGCGCAGCTCGTCCCGACGGATCTGGCCGAACTCGCGCGCGAGTGCGTGACGATTCTGCGCGACCAGCGGCAGGTGGACCGCGTAGCGCTCGACGTGTCGGAGCCACCCGCGCCGCTGCCCGAGGTGCAGGTCGATCGCGCGCAGCTCAAGCAGGTGCTGCTGAATGGGCTCATCAACGCACGCGACGCGATCGCGGCACGCGACGAGAGCGGATCGGGGCGCGTCGAGATCGCGTTCGAGGTCGCGCCGTTCACCGACACACTGCTGCTCGAATCGCGGCTGCCCGCGGCCGCGAACGGAGAGGACCGCGCGGCGTTTACCGATCTCGCGCGGCGCGGCATCGCGTTTTCGAGCCCGCCGCCGTTTGCGCGCGATGAGTCGCTCGTGATGGCGCACCTGCGCGACGACGGCCCCGGCCTCGGCGCCGAGCAGGCGCAGCGCGTGTTCGAGCCGTTCTTTACGACCAAGGAGCCGGGGCGCGGCACCGGGCTCGGACTGGCCATCTGCCAGCGAATCGTCGAGAATTTCGGCGGTGTGCTGCGTTTCGAGAGCCGCGACGCGGCGCGCGGCGCGCCGACGGGCACGGTGTTTTCGGTCGTGCTGCCGCTCGCGCGGCGCGAACGGGCACGTCCGGCGAATCTGAAGGACGACGTGCTCGCGATTCTGGGCGAACCGGAAGACGAACACACATCGGAATCGACGGGCGAACGTCCGTAACGGATCGAAGGAAATGACCAACAAGAACGGCCGGATTCTGGTGGTGGACGACGAGGAGCCGATGCGGCACAGCCTCGAAACGCTCCTGCGCCGACAGGGCTACGAAACGGTCTCGGCGACGGACGGGCAGGCGGGACTCGACACGCTCGAATCGGCGGGGCCCTTCGACGCGGTGCTGTGCGATTTGCGCATGCCGAACGTGGACGGCATGGAGTTCGTGCGCCGCGCGGTGGAATCCGGCCACGTCATGCCGATCGTCGTGATGAGCGCGTACGGCTCGATCGACAACGCGGTCGAGGCGATGCGCATGGGCGCGTACAGCTTCGTGTCCAAGCCATTCAAGCCGGGCGAGATCGCCGTGGTGCTCGGCAAGGCGCTCGCGCACGAGGCGCTGGTGGATGAAAACCGCCGCCTGCGCGAGGAGCAGCAACGGCAGAACACCTTCGAGGAGATGGTGGGGCGCGACGACCGGATGCGCGAGGTCTTCGACGCCGTCCAGAAGATCGCGCCGTACAAAACGAGCGTGCTCATCACCGGCGAATCGGGCACGGGCAAGGAACTCGTTGCGCGCTCGATCCACCGGCGGTCGGCGCGCGCGGGGGCGTTTGTCGCGGTGAACTGCGGGGCGATCCCCGAGAACCTGTTGGAATCGGAGCTGTTCGGCCACGTCAAGGGCGCGTTTACCGACGCGCGCTTCGACAAGGCGGGGCTGTTCGTCGAGGCCGACGGCGGCACGATGTTTCTCGACGAGATCGGCGAGATGCCCAAGCACCTGCAGGTGAAGCTGCTGCGCGCGCTGCAGGAGGAGGAAATCCGCCCGGTGGGTGGCGGGGTGTCGCGACTCGTGGACGTGCGCATCGTGGCGGCGACGCAGCTCCCTCCCGCGGACCTGGTGCGCGACACGCGGCTGCGCGAGGACCTTTATTACCGGCTCGCCGTGTTCCCGATCCACATTCCGCCGCTGCGCGACCGGCCGGGCGACATCCCGCTGCTCGTGGAGCACTTCGTGAAGGTGCATCGCGCCCGGATGGGGATCCGCGTGCAGGGCGTGCGCCAGAAGGCGTTGTCGGCGCTGATGGAATACAACTGGCCCGGCAACGTGCGGGAACTGGAGAACGTCATCGAGCGCGCGATGGTGCTCGCGGGTTCGGGGTACGTGGAGACCGAGCACCTGAGCGACGTGATCCGTCTGCGGCGCATCGTGAGCGACGCGGGGGTACCGGAACAGATGCCGCTCGCGGGCGGGGAGTTGTCGATCAAACAGAACTCGCGCTACCTGGAAGAGGTGGTCATCCGCAAGGCGCTGGCCAAAACGCGCGGCAACCGCACGACCGCGGCGAGGATGCTCGAGATCTCGCACCGGACGCTGCTGTACAAGATCCAAGAGTACCAGATCGACGACCTGTGACGGGTCCCGCGGCTCGAATCCGACCTCGACATGGGGAAAAGTCCCGCAAACGTGCTACGCAATAACTCACCCCGCTATGCAAAAAGATTCGGATTTTGGTGTTGCGCCCTGCATTTTCCCCTTGGAGATTGTGGAAAAATTCCCTACAATCACCGCACTTAGGTGAGGTGCGGGGTATCGGGGCACAGTTTTTGCTCAAAGCGCACGCGGAGGAATCTCATGATGTCTGACGACGAACGGAGCGAGCAGGTTCCCGGCAGCGCGGCGACCGCCGGAAAAAGCGGCGACGAGCGCGGCGGGATCATGCGCGGATTCAGCCTCATCGAGCTGCTCGTGGTCATCGCGATCATCTCGATACTCGTGGGCATCGGATTCCTCTCGATGCTGCACTACGGAATGGTCATCCGGGTCAATGCCTCGGCGCGGGACCTGGGCGGCCACATGCGGGTCGCGCGCGCGGAGGCGATCTCCAGCGGCACGCGCTATCTGTTCCGCTTCTCGCCGAGCCAGGCCTACCTCTACGGTCCCTCCAACGTCGGAGGCAACGGCTTCGCGGGATCGGTGAAGTCGAACCTGCTCCAGGAAGGCATCGTGTTCGGCGTGCTGTCGGCCTCGCCGGCGGTGCCCGGCCACCACTTTCCGCCGTGCGGAATCAACATTCACGGCGGCGGCGCGGCGGACTGCGCCACGCGAGACGTGCTGGTCAACCGCGACGGGACCTTCAACGTCGACGGCGTCGTGTACATGATTCCCGGTATCGACCAGGCCGGCACGGGCGTCCGCGACGATCGCCAACGCGCGGTGGACTGGTCGGCGTCGTCCGGCCGCGTGCGCGTCTGGCGTTACTTCGCGTCAATGCACGACTGGCGATAAGGAGGATGGCCTTGCGTCTTTCGACCCATCACGCCGCGGACCGTCGCCGGTCGAGCGGCTTTTCGCTCGTCGAAGTCATCGTGGCGATGTTCGTCCTCACGGTCGGCATCGCGGCGCTCATCCCGGCACTGAGCTTTAATATCAAGGCCAACCAGCGGGCGAAGTCGTACGGCATCGCCAACTTTCTGGCCGCGAAGCACATCGAAAAGATCCTGTCCTGGTCGCCTTATGAAAATCAAAGCGGCGTTTACGGGATCGAGTCGGACAACGCCGAGCTGTTCGGCAGTTTCCCGAATCAGATGACCCCCGGCGCGAACAACGTCTTCCAACTGACGTCCGAAGTCTTTCACAACGGCTACTCGGGCTCGACCGGCTGCAACGGCATCCGCTTCGCGTCGTCGGGCGGCTACTTCGCCGTGGATGAGGGCGAGTTGCTCACGGGGGCGGTGAATCAGGACGACTGTGCGTCGGGTTCTTACCGGGGCGAGGACTTCAAGATCGTGCGCGTCACGGTGAGCTGGGACGACCGTTTCGGCGGCCACAGCATCGAGCGTCAGGCGTACGTGACCAAGAACTGATCCGAGAACTGACGGGACCGCGGGTCCGCGCGCGAAGTCGATTCGCGACGCGAACGAAGGAGCGACAGATGGCGAAACGGCGCGATATGCGAACTTCGGCGAAGCGGACGGTGCGCGGGTTCGTGCATCCGCGGCGTGCGTCGGGGTACGCGCTGGTCTCGGCGATCCTCGTCATGTTTCTGATCACGCTTCTGGGCATTCTTGCGATGGTGGGGAGCACGAGCGAGCAAAAAGTGGTCGGCAACATCTCCGAGGAGATGCTCATGTCCACTTATGGCGAGCAGGGGCTCTCGCGCATCACCTCGCACCTTCATTACATGAACCAGGGTTTGTTCGGCGCGGTGCAGGGCGCGGATTTCGGCGACACCGCGACCCGTCAGGTTCTCAACCAGGTTCGCGCCCTCGACCTGTTCGGCTCCGGCGCGTCGCCTTCCCAGGATCAGAACTTCCGTATCGACGCATGGCTCGATCCGCAAAATTTCCAGGGCCCCTACGATCGAGGCACGTCGCGGCCCGTGGCCATCTCGGTCGTCGTGACGAACCTTCTGTCGGGCTTCACCAAGGCGTTTCGCGCGAAGGTGCAGCCGACCAGCATCTGGGATTTGGCGTACTTCTCGAAAAATCACATCCCCGAGGCCCGCGCGAGCTGGACCGCCGTGGAAAACTGCGCCGGGGATGCCTCGTCGTGGTACGGGTGCCAAGCGGTCTTTCACGAGGAAGACGGGATCATCGGCGACATCTATCTGCGCAACTCGAAGGTCAAGCCGGACAACGCGCGCTTTTTCGTGCGCGGCGCGCCCACGCTGCAGGGGCAGGTGAGCTGGAAGAACATCGAAGCGTTCGATTACGGCGACGGCGGCGCCTCGCTCAATCAGACCGCCGGCGGCAACACGTCCACGGCGGCGCTGCGAGCGGCGTGGGGCTTCCGCAGCTACGCCAAGGACATCGACATGTTCCCCATCGAGATGATAACGAACGGCGGCGACGCGCAGGGCTTTCGCGGTCGCGCCGATATCGTGCTGAAAAAGCGCACCAACCGCGTCTGGAAGATTGTCTTTCGTAACGACCTCGATGTGGATCAGGACGGCGATTACGAGCAGGATTCGGGCGTGTGGTCGCGTTACGACAACAAGATCGGTGCGAACGACGGTCAGCGCGACTCCAACGACCCCGGCGTCTTCCTGCTGTACAGCATCCCCTACACCACCGATCAGGATGTCCGCGCGGCGCACTGGGGCGATTCGATGTACCGCCGGCATCAGGCGATGACCGACGCGGACGTCGGCGGCGAGATCTGGTCGAGCGGCGCGGCGTGGAGTGGGACCGACGTCACGGGCCCCGGCAAGTGCTACGGCGTGCGTCACAACGGCGAAGCGCTTTTCGATATGAAGCCCGCGTTCGACCCCGAGGACATTCACTACGAAAACTCGTCCGTGGGATTCGACTTTCTCTTCACGCCGAGCGCGGGCGTTTCGCGTTCGACCTTCCCCGATGCGCTCGGTGGCTGCTCCGGGAACTCGACGGGCATCATCTACGTCGAGGGCGACGTGCTCGTCTCCGGCATCGTGGACGGCAACGTCACGATCGTGGCGGCGGGCAACATCATCCTCGACCACGAGGTGCAGTACGAGGAGCACCCGAAGACACAGATCTCGACCAACCCCAACGCGCCGATCGACATGCTGGGCCTTTTCGCCACCGGCAACATCATCATCCCGAACAGCTACCCCAACACGCTGCCGGACCCGTCGGTCTATCTGCTGCCCGACAAGGAGCCGCTGCGTTACATCTACTCCGACGACTGGAGCGACGCCGACACCTCGGTCGGCATCACGCTCTCCGGCCGCGGCAACTTCGATCACCCGTATCCGGGTGTCGCCGACGACGGAAACGAGGAGATCCACGCGGTGATGGTGAGTTTCGGGCGGCAGACGTGCACGTTCAGCGGCGTGACCGCCACGTGCGCCGAGCCGACGGAAGCCCAGCTTCGCAACTTCCGCACCGGCATTTACGCCCAGGCCCGCACCTCGGACAAGTTCTGGTATTCGAACCAGTTCTACGATTACGCGGGCGCGGGATTCAACTCGACCGGCAACGACTCGGGCTCGTTGACGATCTGGGGATCGATGATTCAGGAATGGCCGGGCCGAGTCGGGTACGACCACCCGACATCGAGCTGCACCGACGGCGTCGGCACCAACTGCCGCCACATGGGTCACGACATGGTGCTGTATCACGACGCCCGGCTGAAGTGGCAGCTCCCCGCCAACCCGTGGCACATGACGGATAACCCCAACGGCTCCATCCCCTTCGGCAATGCGTCGTGGGATGTCGTGGAATGGGAAAACATCGACCCGAGCGAAGCCTCCGTGGAGGTCTGGTGATGTCGATGCTGCCGATGAAGTCCTTGATGGCGGTTCTGCCGATCGGGCAAAGGAACAAGGGTCCTCGAATGATGCGCACGCACACGCTGACACCGCGGCTTTCCCGGAACGCTCAGAATCGCCGTCGGGTCGCCGGTCACGCCGGCTTCTCGATGGTCGAACTGCTCGTCGCGATCACGCTGACGGCGATTCTCGTCGCGGTGATCTACGCGCTGTTCGTATCATACGAGCGCGCGGTCATGACCGAGGAAGGCCGGATCGAAATCGCCCAGGGTTCGCGCGCCACGCTGTCGCGGCTCAAATCCGACATGGAACTCGTGGGTTCGAACGTCATGTTCGAAAAAGGCCAACCCGGCATGATCTACGCCGGGCCGTGGGAGATGATGTTCAACGGCGACGTGAGCGACACGCAGTTCGAGCTCACGAACGGCTCGACGTTGACGTATCCGTTCTCCGGCGGCGGCAAAACCTACACGGGCAAGTTCTACGACTCGCCGGCCGAGACCGTCCACTACTACATGTCGACGGGAACCTCCACCGCGTCGTCCGACATGGACTACTCCTCGCATACCGGGGATCGCGTCCTCGTCCGTCGTTTCAACGGCAATCCCAACAGCGAGGTCGCGGTCGGTTACGGCATGCTGCAGGACATCGACGGCAGCTCTCAGTATGCGTATCCCGACGGCGCGCGCGTCACACCGCTGTTTTCGTTCTGGGGCGATTTCGATTTCGACCCCGAGACGCCGCCCACTCTGTGGGGCGACTCGGACGGCAACGGTGCGCTGAGCGACGGTGAGATGCAGGCGCTCTATCAGGGGTCCTACTCGCACTCCTATGCGGGTCCATTCGGCTCGGTCAGCATCTCCGGCCTGGCACGCGGTGCGATGTATCTCAACAACGTGGCGGGCAGTCCATCCAACACGGAGGACGCGGACGGAGACGGCCAGCTCGACTACGGCGAGGATGTGAATCGCAACGGACGTCTCGACGTCAACTTGCTCGACTCGGCGATCACGCGCATCGATCTGAACGTGACGATGGTCGCGCAAAGGCAGGACAAGCAGGGCGCGGCCTTCATCCACAATTCTCCGTACAAGGAACACACGGTCCGCACGTCGGTCGATCCCCGCAACCTCGGCAAGCCGGTTGAGCGCGACTGCGCGGGCAACCCAGATCCGCCGACGGACGCGGTGGCCGCCGAGGAGGATTGCGGACGTGGCGTGTATGTGAGCTGGAACCAGTCGTCCGACGACGGCCTGAACGACAACGACGTGCTCTGGTACGAGATCTACCGTTCCACCAATGGCGGCACGCCGGCGTTCCACACCGTCGTGGCGGCGAATGGCGGCACCAACACCGCGGCGTGCGGCGGCAAGGATTACTGCTTCGTCGACGCGAACATCGAGCCCGGTGACACCTACATCTATTCGATCTACGCGGTGGACTGCGGCGATAACCACTCGACTGCCGTGACCACCGGTTCGACGACGCCCTCGCAGGAGCCCGTTCTGGAGCCGACAGATCTGACGGTCTGGGATTCCGGCTGTTACAAGAGTGCGCAGGACTTCGGCTCGATCACGCTTCGCTGGCACCGCTCGACGGGTTCCGGCGTGACTGAGTACTGGGTTTATCGATCCAACGGAAACGTCACGGACGAGATGATGTCGGTACCCATCGCCAAGATTTCGACCAGTCACGCGCAGCTCAACACGACCTGCTCGGCGGGAGCGACGTCGTACATCATGGCGGAATACCAGTGCCGCAACGCCAAGTACTATCGGTACAACGATTACTACGTCTGGCGCGACGAGCTCGACTCGCCGGGACGCAACGCGTCCTTGCCGCCCATCGATGGCGCGCAATTCGGCATCAAGACCGGCGGCTATAATCCGTCCTTCGACGAAAACAACATGATGCGTTACCAGTACGAAGTACGGGCCTACAACTCCAGCACCGAGTGCCTCTCCGATCCGCTCGATTACTTGAGCAACTGCGCTTACAACGAGGCCCAGTCCCTCAACTCCGAGGCGTCGAGCGACACGCCGAGTCGGTTCTCGCCCCCGTGGAATATCGAGATTCGCGACACGTCGCTCTACGACGGTTCCGACGTCGAGCCGGCGCTAACCGTTTCGTGGGACGCCTCGCCGAGCCAGTTTTGCGAAATCAGCGGCGCGGATGGGGATATTCCCGATCTGACGCGTTACTACGTCTACCGTTCCACAACCTATCTGGACTACGTGGTCGGAACCTGCCGTCTCCGCCACGCCTTGTTGAAAGAGGACGGCAGCGGCGTGATCGATGGGGGATTCCAGTTCTATTCCGCGGCGGGAATTCCCGCGAACGCCGTGGTGTTCAAGGGCGCGGCGGTCACGGCCGCGACGACGCTGAGCTACAGTTTCAAAGACCAGCAGTCGGCGCTTCAATCGGGGAATGCCTGGTACCTGAATATCGGCACCGAGGATCTCAAACCGGATACCGGGACGACGGTGGATTCGACCAACCACACGCTCAAGGTCATCGACCCGACGGTCGGCTATTGCTCGCCGTCCGAGTCGGTCTATGAGTACACGGTCGCCGCGGTCGCCACGAACGAAGGCGGAAACGGCGTTCCCCACCCGACGGATTGGTCCTTCGGTGCGGCATGCACCGAAAACGGCGTCTTCGACTGCGACTGCCCGGCGGT from Deltaproteobacteria bacterium includes the following:
- a CDS encoding HAMP domain-containing protein; this translates as MTRVRARLRGLSALGLRFQVIGLMTALTVFLVLALGSVWLRLMERNFVRMKFETGSAIHASFQAMIALEWEGRTSLVIGDADRQRLTEIALNFANHNTLTEIFVVDADRRIAGHERFDLLGEPYHDEDFDKAFAGLTIVHTFLPSDAGGGIDPDDRVQITAPIFLGKHVAGAVRLGVPMGDAAAALAATRRVLILYTILTAILTTIVGTIALMRLIIRPVSELAAATARITEGDYGHKIPIRSENEIGVLARALANLHLTLRDRDRKVTEQRTHLRSAAERLERAEAEVLQQDRLAYLGRVTAGVAHEVGNPLGAINNYLGVLSGSPDLAGEDAEIVTRIQREVDRIDRIMRELLDFSRPRRAQLVPTDLAELARECVTILRDQRQVDRVALDVSEPPAPLPEVQVDRAQLKQVLLNGLINARDAIAARDESGSGRVEIAFEVAPFTDTLLLESRLPAAANGEDRAAFTDLARRGIAFSSPPPFARDESLVMAHLRDDGPGLGAEQAQRVFEPFFTTKEPGRGTGLGLAICQRIVENFGGVLRFESRDAARGAPTGTVFSVVLPLARRERARPANLKDDVLAILGEPEDEHTSESTGERP
- a CDS encoding sigma-54-dependent Fis family transcriptional regulator → MTNKNGRILVVDDEEPMRHSLETLLRRQGYETVSATDGQAGLDTLESAGPFDAVLCDLRMPNVDGMEFVRRAVESGHVMPIVVMSAYGSIDNAVEAMRMGAYSFVSKPFKPGEIAVVLGKALAHEALVDENRRLREEQQRQNTFEEMVGRDDRMREVFDAVQKIAPYKTSVLITGESGTGKELVARSIHRRSARAGAFVAVNCGAIPENLLESELFGHVKGAFTDARFDKAGLFVEADGGTMFLDEIGEMPKHLQVKLLRALQEEEIRPVGGGVSRLVDVRIVAATQLPPADLVRDTRLREDLYYRLAVFPIHIPPLRDRPGDIPLLVEHFVKVHRARMGIRVQGVRQKALSALMEYNWPGNVRELENVIERAMVLAGSGYVETEHLSDVIRLRRIVSDAGVPEQMPLAGGELSIKQNSRYLEEVVIRKALAKTRGNRTTAARMLEISHRTLLYKIQEYQIDDL
- a CDS encoding prepilin-type N-terminal cleavage/methylation domain-containing protein, with amino-acid sequence MMSDDERSEQVPGSAATAGKSGDERGGIMRGFSLIELLVVIAIISILVGIGFLSMLHYGMVIRVNASARDLGGHMRVARAEAISSGTRYLFRFSPSQAYLYGPSNVGGNGFAGSVKSNLLQEGIVFGVLSASPAVPGHHFPPCGINIHGGGAADCATRDVLVNRDGTFNVDGVVYMIPGIDQAGTGVRDDRQRAVDWSASSGRVRVWRYFASMHDWR
- a CDS encoding prepilin-type N-terminal cleavage/methylation domain-containing protein, which codes for MRLSTHHAADRRRSSGFSLVEVIVAMFVLTVGIAALIPALSFNIKANQRAKSYGIANFLAAKHIEKILSWSPYENQSGVYGIESDNAELFGSFPNQMTPGANNVFQLTSEVFHNGYSGSTGCNGIRFASSGGYFAVDEGELLTGAVNQDDCASGSYRGEDFKIVRVTVSWDDRFGGHSIERQAYVTKN
- a CDS encoding pilus assembly PilX N-terminal domain-containing protein, whose protein sequence is MAKRRDMRTSAKRTVRGFVHPRRASGYALVSAILVMFLITLLGILAMVGSTSEQKVVGNISEEMLMSTYGEQGLSRITSHLHYMNQGLFGAVQGADFGDTATRQVLNQVRALDLFGSGASPSQDQNFRIDAWLDPQNFQGPYDRGTSRPVAISVVVTNLLSGFTKAFRAKVQPTSIWDLAYFSKNHIPEARASWTAVENCAGDASSWYGCQAVFHEEDGIIGDIYLRNSKVKPDNARFFVRGAPTLQGQVSWKNIEAFDYGDGGASLNQTAGGNTSTAALRAAWGFRSYAKDIDMFPIEMITNGGDAQGFRGRADIVLKKRTNRVWKIVFRNDLDVDQDGDYEQDSGVWSRYDNKIGANDGQRDSNDPGVFLLYSIPYTTDQDVRAAHWGDSMYRRHQAMTDADVGGEIWSSGAAWSGTDVTGPGKCYGVRHNGEALFDMKPAFDPEDIHYENSSVGFDFLFTPSAGVSRSTFPDALGGCSGNSTGIIYVEGDVLVSGIVDGNVTIVAAGNIILDHEVQYEEHPKTQISTNPNAPIDMLGLFATGNIIIPNSYPNTLPDPSVYLLPDKEPLRYIYSDDWSDADTSVGITLSGRGNFDHPYPGVADDGNEEIHAVMVSFGRQTCTFSGVTATCAEPTEAQLRNFRTGIYAQARTSDKFWYSNQFYDYAGAGFNSTGNDSGSLTIWGSMIQEWPGRVGYDHPTSSCTDGVGTNCRHMGHDMVLYHDARLKWQLPANPWHMTDNPNGSIPFGNASWDVVEWENIDPSEASVEVW
- a CDS encoding prepilin-type N-terminal cleavage/methylation domain-containing protein — translated: MSMLPMKSLMAVLPIGQRNKGPRMMRTHTLTPRLSRNAQNRRRVAGHAGFSMVELLVAITLTAILVAVIYALFVSYERAVMTEEGRIEIAQGSRATLSRLKSDMELVGSNVMFEKGQPGMIYAGPWEMMFNGDVSDTQFELTNGSTLTYPFSGGGKTYTGKFYDSPAETVHYYMSTGTSTASSDMDYSSHTGDRVLVRRFNGNPNSEVAVGYGMLQDIDGSSQYAYPDGARVTPLFSFWGDFDFDPETPPTLWGDSDGNGALSDGEMQALYQGSYSHSYAGPFGSVSISGLARGAMYLNNVAGSPSNTEDADGDGQLDYGEDVNRNGRLDVNLLDSAITRIDLNVTMVAQRQDKQGAAFIHNSPYKEHTVRTSVDPRNLGKPVERDCAGNPDPPTDAVAAEEDCGRGVYVSWNQSSDDGLNDNDVLWYEIYRSTNGGTPAFHTVVAANGGTNTAACGGKDYCFVDANIEPGDTYIYSIYAVDCGDNHSTAVTTGSTTPSQEPVLEPTDLTVWDSGCYKSAQDFGSITLRWHRSTGSGVTEYWVYRSNGNVTDEMMSVPIAKISTSHAQLNTTCSAGATSYIMAEYQCRNAKYYRYNDYYVWRDELDSPGRNASLPPIDGAQFGIKTGGYNPSFDENNMMRYQYEVRAYNSSTECLSDPLDYLSNCAYNEAQSLNSEASSDTPSRFSPPWNIEIRDTSLYDGSDVEPALTVSWDASPSQFCEISGADGDIPDLTRYYVYRSTTYLDYVVGTCRLRHALLKEDGSGVIDGGFQFYSAAGIPANAVVFKGAAVTAATTLSYSFKDQQSALQSGNAWYLNIGTEDLKPDTGTTVDSTNHTLKVIDPTVGYCSPSESVYEYTVAAVATNEGGNGVPHPTDWSFGAACTENGVFDCDCPAVILPPSTTEYCNLHGPITVNWTWDQAPPSTSTIRLLAKDALNPNADYFVVDTTVSCTGSNCLGDHQYSDQIPGVTYEYAAEVTCPLPEDCTRIVDLNQTEDAGSPYDSHVCFNNVPPAGSPSCPSAVANCDTGLTSIELREWLQNCSTTVQTSENEVWWKVERYSTDDPNGAFPTNPENGDWDGTKYTGYWLRVGAGGASIWQPSGYDYSAYGLVNLRGLLNQQYSGSAMRSYMFSEYLNPTRKYKYVFTIMVEHPAGGGHPKPSCQQPFGPNAYGTGGDQCAGGLYPTNDPFVVIVDYISKDQCYPPTVSPQASNDGPALKTAGYPWETDTFNWTGNWEILEEGSSFGKYRPWMGREFVFLHWELHIHIPLSFLGLPDINIDIVFHIGSHVFEYTAGTYIRTDFDGLFGSVFQWLAEWLFEIGFDLCDWCLEILHVTIFCVTDFWSSCHSDLLHLKLLNMLWSNFNTGVCAATSPGDNQEIEGDIMMQMHMRTDSQDMRLNPTFRGKFRPSDNGFNMLQTELDFRDPNVLRTRVQYTYEEDVKEFTTASHTITNAEDDDWWSVFYLICTNHMPTSAYYNETFVAMWARPDNAQTWDWYNQWWVNPPRFTWSTYGRTTAGIGSIDMSGTIPAGCSGYCSNTGGGTYRCNDGAPLRCVVYQQGKVGVWADPFIDFGDQDSYYDNVRINAYCGKCPPDNIGTWLATAFTPESPEDIRVTKFGDL